The following are from one region of the Rhizobium etli 8C-3 genome:
- the speD gene encoding adenosylmethionine decarboxylase yields MAMKSSYTTPLDTIKKRSIYMLNGAPKGGINYPSSDRVCAGTHLFIDMWDAENTGNAEAIEAAVAQAVHDCRATMLESSYRKYSEDGGVTGFAILAESHICVNTWHEERMVAIDVFFCGSLDPYASITALRDVFRPSRIDISEHKRLLGTRITHPNIVEAL; encoded by the coding sequence ATGGCTATGAAATCCAGTTACACCACTCCATTGGACACGATCAAGAAGCGGAGCATATATATGCTGAACGGAGCGCCTAAAGGCGGAATAAATTACCCTAGCTCAGACCGAGTATGCGCCGGAACCCATCTCTTTATCGATATGTGGGATGCAGAAAATACGGGAAATGCTGAAGCGATTGAGGCGGCGGTAGCGCAAGCCGTTCATGACTGCCGCGCAACGATGTTGGAATCGAGTTATAGAAAATATAGCGAAGATGGGGGCGTCACGGGCTTCGCAATTCTCGCTGAATCGCACATTTGCGTAAATACCTGGCACGAAGAACGCATGGTCGCGATAGACGTATTTTTTTGTGGTTCGCTAGACCCGTACGCGAGTATCACCGCGTTGCGCGACGTATTTCGTCCATCCCGGATCGATATTAGCGAGCACAAGCGTCTTCTTGGAACAAGAATAACGCATCCAAATATTGTGGAAGCGCTTTAG
- a CDS encoding nuclear transport factor 2 family protein, with protein sequence MLDREALRDCLYRYCRGIDRADERALRSSYWPDARDNHGTYSGSAEGFIEFALGVFKTGPRNIHQITNILIEFSSPEKAAVESYFAALQRAPNKAGTLSQALICGRYCDLFLKKGGDWRIAERTVVYDLVEEQILAAASETEQFGHRQPIGASCPDDPVYAFRKTAFLQEGESET encoded by the coding sequence TTGCTCGACCGCGAGGCGCTCCGCGACTGCCTCTATCGGTATTGCCGCGGGATAGACCGCGCCGATGAAAGGGCGCTGCGCAGTTCCTACTGGCCCGATGCACGTGACAATCACGGGACCTATTCCGGTTCGGCCGAGGGCTTCATCGAGTTCGCCCTTGGTGTCTTCAAGACGGGACCGCGCAACATCCATCAAATCACGAACATTCTGATTGAGTTCAGCAGCCCGGAAAAAGCCGCCGTCGAAAGTTACTTCGCCGCACTGCAACGCGCACCGAACAAGGCCGGAACGCTAAGTCAGGCCCTGATCTGCGGCCGCTATTGCGATCTGTTCCTGAAAAAGGGAGGGGATTGGAGAATTGCCGAACGGACGGTGGTCTATGATCTAGTCGAGGAGCAGATCTTGGCCGCGGCATCCGAGACTGAGCAGTTCGGCCACCGGCAGCCGATCGGAGCATCATGTCCCGATGACCCCGTCTACGCATTTAGGAAGACTGCATTCCTTCAAGAGGGTGAAAGTGAGACTTGA
- a CDS encoding ferredoxin: MEYRMRVIVHTSKCQGHARCWAQAPEIFNLDDEGYILPGAIDVEERDELFASRGARSCPERALEIDCVSDALLDRLLFNQHCGG, from the coding sequence ATGGAGTACCGTATGCGCGTCATAGTGCACACTTCCAAATGCCAAGGTCATGCAAGATGCTGGGCCCAAGCGCCCGAAATATTCAATCTTGACGACGAGGGATACATACTGCCCGGTGCAATCGATGTCGAGGAGAGGGACGAACTGTTCGCGTCGCGAGGCGCTCGATCCTGCCCTGAACGTGCGCTGGAGATAGATTGCGTTTCGGATGCGTTGCTCGATCGCCTTTTGTTCAACCAACATTGTGGGGGTTGA
- a CDS encoding cytochrome P450 translates to MVKDFSLFTSPGMERMPNGDPHAAVACLHNGPRIFYSPCNTRDGRGTWVIVRAQDQRKLLQDTGTFSSHRSLFASALGENWPLIPLELDPPAHSVFRSLLNPLLSPRRIMELEPAVRDRAIALISKISASSTSCDILTDFAFPFAVSIFLRLLGLSDERLNTFVGWGKDLLHGDGIRRTAAARTILAFIDELAAMRRKEPADDFMTFVVQAKVDGRLLRDQEIHGIGVLLFVAGLDTVATAIGFDLAYLARNPTEQELLRSKPDRIVLAAEELLRAYSTVQMIRVATKDINFEGAPIRKGDYISCATMIANRDPVEFENPNTIDLAREDNRHTAFAYGPHRCLGSHLARREIVIGLEEWLSRIPDFRIKDGTAPITYGGHVFGIENLILDWS, encoded by the coding sequence ATGGTGAAGGACTTCAGCCTGTTCACGTCGCCCGGCATGGAGCGCATGCCAAATGGGGATCCGCACGCAGCTGTCGCTTGCCTCCATAATGGACCGAGAATCTTTTATTCTCCCTGCAATACGCGCGATGGCCGAGGTACCTGGGTCATCGTTCGCGCTCAGGACCAACGCAAATTGCTGCAGGACACCGGAACCTTTTCCAGCCATCGGAGCCTTTTCGCCTCGGCGCTTGGCGAAAACTGGCCGCTGATCCCGCTTGAACTCGACCCCCCGGCTCACAGCGTGTTTCGCTCACTTCTCAATCCGCTGCTTTCGCCCAGGCGGATAATGGAGCTTGAACCGGCGGTCCGTGATCGGGCGATTGCGTTGATTTCCAAGATTTCCGCGTCGAGCACAAGCTGCGACATCTTGACGGACTTCGCCTTTCCTTTTGCGGTTAGTATCTTCCTCCGTTTGCTCGGCTTATCCGATGAGCGCCTCAATACATTCGTGGGCTGGGGGAAGGACCTGCTCCACGGCGACGGCATCAGACGAACCGCAGCCGCCCGAACAATTTTGGCGTTCATCGATGAACTTGCAGCGATGCGCCGCAAAGAACCGGCCGACGATTTCATGACCTTCGTCGTGCAGGCAAAGGTCGACGGCCGCCTGTTGAGAGACCAGGAAATCCATGGAATAGGCGTGCTTCTATTCGTCGCGGGACTGGACACCGTGGCAACGGCGATCGGCTTTGACCTGGCCTATCTCGCGCGCAATCCGACAGAACAGGAATTGCTGCGGAGCAAACCGGATCGAATTGTGCTCGCAGCCGAAGAACTGCTTCGCGCCTATTCGACCGTGCAGATGATCCGTGTGGCGACGAAAGATATCAATTTCGAAGGCGCGCCGATCCGTAAGGGGGACTACATTTCCTGCGCCACGATGATTGCCAATCGTGATCCGGTGGAATTCGAAAATCCGAACACGATCGATTTGGCACGAGAAGACAATCGCCACACCGCTTTTGCGTACGGTCCCCATCGCTGTCTTGGATCACACCTTGCCCGGCGAGAGATCGTCATCGGCCTGGAGGAGTGGCTGTCGCGCATCCCTGACTTCCGTATCAAGGATGGTACGGCGCCCATCACCTATGGGGGCCACGTGTTTGGAATAGAGAATCTGATCCTGGACTGGTCCTGA
- a CDS encoding Crp/Fnr family transcriptional regulator has product MDVARGEVLVISTSVACRSCQARHGVVCGALSAGQLSELGRHSLRRKVDAGCEIIAQGSENSFYSNITRGVVKLCKVMSDGRQQIVGLQFAPDFVGRPFVRESTLSAEAATDAEICVFPRNLLERMILETRELQRSLHAQALNELDAAREWMLTLGRRTAEEKVASLLHLIAAHAETATSTAFDLPLSRAEIADFLGLTIETVSRQLTRLRKEGVIRIENIRHITVPDMDALAKKISG; this is encoded by the coding sequence ATGGACGTCGCACGCGGTGAGGTTCTCGTGATTAGCACTTCCGTCGCTTGCCGTTCCTGCCAGGCGCGGCACGGCGTCGTTTGCGGCGCCTTGTCGGCTGGCCAGCTTAGCGAACTTGGCCGCCACTCGCTGCGCCGCAAGGTCGACGCAGGCTGCGAGATCATTGCACAAGGATCGGAAAACTCTTTCTATTCGAACATCACGCGCGGCGTGGTGAAGCTCTGCAAGGTGATGTCGGACGGGCGCCAGCAGATCGTTGGCCTGCAATTCGCCCCCGATTTCGTCGGCCGCCCCTTCGTGCGCGAAAGCACGCTGTCGGCCGAGGCCGCGACCGATGCGGAGATCTGCGTGTTCCCCCGCAATTTGCTCGAACGCATGATATTGGAGACTAGGGAATTGCAGCGTAGCCTGCACGCTCAGGCGCTGAACGAGCTGGATGCCGCGCGCGAATGGATGCTGACGCTCGGCCGGCGGACCGCCGAGGAGAAGGTCGCAAGCCTGCTCCACCTCATTGCCGCCCACGCCGAGACGGCGACGAGCACTGCCTTCGATCTGCCGCTATCGCGTGCCGAGATTGCCGACTTTCTCGGGCTGACGATCGAAACCGTCAGCCGCCAGTTGACCCGGCTTCGCAAAGAGGGCGTCATCCGCATCGAGAACATCCGGCATATCACCGTGCCCGACATGGATGCGCTCGCAAAGAAAATCAGCGGGTAA
- a CDS encoding peroxiredoxin, with the protein MTMEKQVPIVTFRTRVRDESISGPNPYRWEDKTTDDYFSGKRVILFSLPGAFTPICSTFQLPDFESLYVEFKKNGIDDIYCLSVNDAFVMNAWGKSQGLKNVKLIPDGSGEFTRKMGMLVAKDNLGFGLRSWRYAAVINNGVVEGWFEEEGFGDNCATDPYGVSSPQNILKCLKAPAFV; encoded by the coding sequence ATGACCATGGAAAAGCAGGTCCCTATTGTCACCTTTCGCACGCGGGTTCGCGACGAGTCTATATCCGGTCCCAACCCCTACCGCTGGGAAGACAAGACGACCGACGACTATTTCAGCGGTAAGCGGGTAATCCTTTTTTCGCTGCCGGGCGCCTTCACGCCAATCTGCTCCACCTTCCAACTGCCTGATTTCGAAAGTCTTTATGTCGAGTTTAAGAAGAATGGCATTGACGACATCTACTGTCTCTCCGTCAACGATGCCTTCGTCATGAATGCTTGGGGCAAGTCTCAGGGGTTGAAAAATGTCAAGCTTATCCCGGACGGTTCGGGAGAATTCACTCGGAAAATGGGTATGCTCGTCGCCAAGGACAATCTCGGTTTCGGTCTGCGCTCCTGGCGCTACGCTGCCGTGATCAATAATGGCGTCGTGGAGGGGTGGTTCGAGGAAGAAGGCTTTGGCGACAACTGCGCGACCGATCCGTATGGCGTTTCTTCGCCGCAAAACATTTTGAAATGCCTTAAGGCCCCAGCCTTCGTATGA
- the rpoN gene encoding RNA polymerase factor sigma-54 translates to MKSFTSLHQRQQQSLVITPQLIASIRLLQLAHTELNQFVEQEIEKNPFLDLASNDGGASGVSPTAADDPNISAREDHVDGPARTDMPELSSPWKSIRDTGNLSPGERPSLDEFAASTETLHEHVAHQIALTAFTPQERLIAGALADHLDDTGYLQVNLQELAERLNSPEAGVKRVLEALQLFDPPGIFARSLGECLEIQLRQRDRFDPAMAALVANLELLARRDFRALKRRCRVDEDDLLDMLNEIRALDPKPGNQFQSARSESIIPDVFVLPSPGGGWHVELNREILPKVLINQTYFAQVTRLTAQSSKDQSFLNECFQSASWLVRSLDQRATTILKVATEIVRHQDVFLEDGIAHLRPLNLKTIADAIDMHESTVSRVTSNKYILTPRGVFELKYFFTVAIPSSQGGDAHSAEAVRHQIRALIAAETLHDVLSDDGIVAKLKETGVDIARRTVAKYREAMNIPSSAQRRREKRFVLAAAEG, encoded by the coding sequence ATGAAGTCCTTTACAAGCCTTCATCAGCGTCAGCAGCAATCGCTGGTTATTACGCCCCAGCTCATCGCGTCTATTCGCTTGCTGCAGCTGGCGCACACCGAACTGAATCAGTTCGTGGAACAGGAAATCGAGAAGAACCCATTTCTCGACCTGGCGTCGAATGACGGCGGGGCTTCTGGCGTATCGCCAACTGCGGCGGATGATCCAAATATCAGCGCACGCGAAGACCACGTTGATGGACCGGCCAGGACGGACATGCCTGAGCTGTCTAGTCCCTGGAAATCAATCCGTGACACAGGCAACCTTTCGCCGGGGGAAAGGCCTTCCCTGGATGAGTTCGCCGCCTCAACTGAGACATTGCACGAACATGTCGCCCATCAGATCGCCCTCACTGCCTTCACACCCCAGGAGCGGCTGATTGCTGGCGCGCTTGCCGACCATCTGGATGACACTGGGTATCTGCAAGTGAACCTTCAGGAGCTAGCAGAGAGGCTAAATAGCCCTGAGGCTGGAGTGAAGCGGGTTCTTGAGGCTTTGCAGCTATTTGACCCGCCGGGCATATTTGCGCGAAGTCTGGGCGAATGCCTCGAGATTCAGTTGCGCCAACGAGACCGGTTCGACCCGGCCATGGCAGCTCTGGTCGCAAATCTCGAGTTGCTTGCGCGACGCGATTTTCGAGCACTGAAGCGACGTTGCCGGGTCGATGAAGACGACCTTCTCGATATGTTGAACGAAATTCGTGCACTTGACCCAAAGCCTGGAAACCAGTTCCAGTCCGCAAGGTCGGAATCCATCATACCCGACGTCTTCGTCCTACCCTCGCCGGGAGGCGGATGGCACGTCGAGCTTAATCGGGAGATTTTGCCCAAGGTACTGATCAACCAAACCTATTTTGCGCAAGTTACTCGCCTAACCGCCCAAAGCTCGAAAGATCAGTCATTCCTCAACGAATGCTTCCAGAGCGCGAGCTGGTTGGTTCGGAGTCTCGATCAGCGCGCCACGACGATCCTTAAGGTGGCGACCGAAATCGTGCGCCACCAGGATGTCTTTTTGGAAGATGGCATTGCTCATCTTCGCCCTCTCAATCTTAAGACCATCGCTGACGCGATCGACATGCACGAGTCCACTGTAAGTCGGGTAACGTCGAACAAATACATTCTCACGCCCCGCGGCGTGTTCGAGCTCAAGTATTTTTTCACCGTCGCGATCCCGTCCTCACAAGGCGGTGACGCGCACTCGGCCGAAGCTGTGCGCCATCAGATAAGGGCACTTATTGCCGCAGAGACGCTCCATGATGTGCTGTCCGACGATGGCATCGTTGCCAAGCTCAAGGAAACAGGCGTCGACATTGCTCGCCGCACAGTCGCCAAATATCGCGAGGCGATGAACATCCCCTCGTCCGCGCAACGCCGGCGGGAGAAACGGTTTGTACTGGCGGCCGCGGAGGGATAA
- a CDS encoding HesB/IscA family protein has product MIKLTENAAAIMNVTLSRAEQAEGFRIAVEAGGCAGYKYLVGLESVQGEGDAVIETNGVKVFVDADSQAHINGMTIDFVTGPETSGFVFDNPNAHQNCTCGKSFG; this is encoded by the coding sequence ATGATCAAGCTCACAGAGAATGCCGCCGCCATCATGAACGTAACGCTTTCCCGAGCCGAGCAGGCGGAAGGCTTTCGCATCGCGGTCGAGGCAGGTGGATGCGCCGGCTACAAATACCTGGTGGGGCTAGAAAGCGTCCAGGGCGAGGGCGACGCGGTGATCGAAACAAATGGGGTCAAGGTGTTCGTTGACGCAGACTCCCAAGCACACATCAACGGCATGACGATCGACTTCGTGACGGGACCAGAAACCTCCGGTTTTGTCTTCGACAATCCCAATGCGCACCAGAACTGCACTTGCGGCAAATCCTTCGGCTGA
- the nifS gene encoding cysteine desulfurase NifS, producing the protein MRAIYLDNNATTRVDPEVVEAMLPFFADQFGNPSSTHAFGSSIREAVRKARRQLQALIGAEFDHEIVFTSGGTESDNAAILSALEVMPERTEIVTSAVEHSAVLTLCGHLEKTRGIKVHRIPVDRHGRLDLDAYETALTHRVAIASIMWANNETGTIFPVAKLAEMAKRIGALFHTDAVQAVGKVPMDLQPTAIDMLSLSGHKFHGPKGIGALYLRRGLSFSSLIKGGHQERDRRAGTENTAGIVGLGKAAELALKSIDDESTRLKSLRDRLENGIVQRVPGAFVTGDRLKRLPNTANIAFQRVEGDSMLLLLNRYGIACSSGSACSSGSLEPSHVLRAMDIPHAMAHGTIRFSFSRDNCDEDVDRVLEVLPGIVERLRSQSRSGHVADTSSRVRSGE; encoded by the coding sequence ATGAGAGCGATCTATCTCGACAATAATGCAACGACCAGAGTCGATCCTGAAGTGGTTGAAGCCATGCTGCCGTTCTTTGCGGATCAGTTTGGAAACCCTTCGTCGACGCACGCTTTTGGCTCCTCTATCCGCGAGGCGGTGAGGAAGGCGCGCCGGCAATTGCAAGCGCTGATCGGCGCCGAGTTCGATCATGAGATCGTGTTCACCTCGGGGGGGACGGAAAGCGACAATGCGGCGATCCTTTCGGCGCTGGAGGTGATGCCTGAGCGCACAGAGATCGTGACTTCCGCAGTCGAGCATTCAGCGGTGCTGACACTCTGCGGCCATCTGGAGAAGACGCGCGGCATTAAGGTACACAGGATCCCAGTGGATCGACATGGACGTCTCGATCTTGACGCCTATGAGACCGCCCTCACTCATCGTGTAGCGATTGCTTCGATCATGTGGGCGAACAACGAGACGGGAACCATTTTCCCGGTCGCTAAGCTTGCCGAGATGGCCAAGAGAATCGGTGCACTTTTCCACACCGACGCGGTCCAGGCGGTCGGCAAGGTTCCAATGGACCTCCAACCTACTGCAATCGACATGCTTTCGTTGTCCGGACACAAATTCCATGGACCAAAAGGCATTGGTGCACTCTATCTCAGGCGGGGCTTATCTTTCTCCTCACTGATCAAGGGAGGTCATCAGGAGCGCGACCGACGCGCAGGGACAGAAAATACGGCCGGGATTGTCGGTTTAGGCAAGGCTGCCGAACTCGCCCTGAAATCAATAGACGACGAGAGCACCCGATTAAAGTCGCTCCGAGATCGATTGGAGAACGGCATTGTCCAGCGTGTTCCAGGCGCCTTCGTAACCGGCGATAGGCTTAAGAGGTTGCCGAACACGGCGAACATCGCCTTTCAACGTGTCGAAGGAGACAGTATGCTCCTTCTTCTCAACCGCTATGGCATCGCCTGCTCTTCCGGCTCTGCTTGCTCCTCCGGTTCGCTGGAGCCGAGCCATGTCTTGAGGGCAATGGATATCCCTCATGCTATGGCGCACGGAACAATCCGCTTCTCGTTCTCGCGCGATAACTGTGACGAGGATGTCGACCGGGTGCTCGAAGTTTTACCGGGCATCGTTGAAAGGCTCCGGAGCCAATCCCGTTCCGGCCACGTGGCCGACACGAGCAGCCGGGTTCGTTCAGGGGAGTAG